In one window of Desulfonatronospira thiodismutans ASO3-1 DNA:
- a CDS encoding DUF3987 domain-containing protein, translating into MTAYDGSKPWKISRATSDRSNFIPEPCVSLYGGIQPAIAKDLFNNKDIDSGFLGRFMFIQAIQRVPATFSEEEESMATQETLKKLVNGLDSFSFHETTQYIQVSAEAKQTFISWHDKLAYEAWFAENDGEGSLLNKIRAQGLRVCLILHCIDAVMNEQDEMMKISNDTMVKALKLMDWIRTHTQATWKMLMDKAATPSGQDVRVAQAIFALEGEITNSWLPTGRITELVNDGLDHRYHLTAEQVGRACKGLQLENKAKSHARGFIITPEDIKRLSSFVPEKEPSYLSYVSEPSIDGAYEYDTSESAPSYPSCHEDDEGVPI; encoded by the coding sequence ATGACTGCTTATGATGGCAGCAAGCCGTGGAAAATTAGCAGAGCAACCTCGGACCGCAGCAACTTCATCCCAGAACCGTGTGTCAGCCTTTATGGAGGAATTCAGCCAGCCATCGCCAAAGACCTGTTTAACAATAAAGACATCGACAGCGGCTTCCTTGGCCGGTTTATGTTCATTCAGGCTATCCAGAGGGTGCCGGCAACTTTTTCAGAAGAAGAAGAATCTATGGCCACCCAGGAAACTCTTAAGAAGCTTGTAAATGGGCTGGACTCCTTTAGCTTCCATGAAACTACTCAATACATTCAGGTCAGTGCTGAAGCCAAGCAGACGTTCATAAGCTGGCATGACAAGCTGGCTTACGAAGCATGGTTCGCTGAAAACGATGGAGAGGGCAGTCTGCTGAACAAGATAAGAGCACAAGGATTAAGAGTATGCTTGATCCTGCACTGCATTGATGCAGTTATGAACGAGCAAGACGAAATGATGAAGATCAGCAATGATACCATGGTTAAGGCCTTGAAGCTGATGGACTGGATAAGAACACACACCCAGGCTACATGGAAGATGCTGATGGATAAAGCAGCAACTCCTTCAGGGCAGGACGTACGTGTTGCACAGGCCATTTTTGCCCTGGAAGGGGAGATTACAAACTCCTGGCTGCCTACTGGCCGTATAACCGAATTGGTCAATGACGGATTAGACCACAGGTACCATTTAACTGCGGAACAGGTGGGAAGAGCATGCAAAGGGTTGCAGCTTGAAAACAAAGCCAAGTCTCATGCCAGGGGCTTTATAATCACCCCAGAGGACATCAAGAGGCTTAGCTCCTTTGTTCCTGAAAAAGAACCGTCATATCTGTCATATGTGTCAGAACCTAGTATTGACGGGGCTTATGAGTATGACACTTCGGAGAGTGCACCGTCATACCCGTCATGCCATGAAGATGATGAGGGGGTGCCGATCTGA
- a CDS encoding helix-turn-helix transcriptional regulator: MDNQTEKLLRLRDVLDRIPVSKSTWWDGVKKGRFPKPIKLGPRTTCWKESDIDDLINKGWQI; this comes from the coding sequence ATGGATAATCAAACTGAAAAACTATTACGCTTAAGAGATGTCTTGGACAGGATTCCGGTCAGCAAGTCGACCTGGTGGGATGGAGTAAAAAAGGGACGTTTCCCCAAGCCCATCAAGCTCGGTCCAAGGACGACCTGCTGGAAGGAATCAGATATCGACGACTTGATTAATAAAGGATGGCAGATATGA
- a CDS encoding bifunctional DNA primase/polymerase yields the protein MLNLAHLPDVSGMEQDMMSAALVYAETGFPVFPCRNKKPITDHGHKDATTDEAIIRKWWTRNPDAQIGTPTGPASGVWALDEDLPDGPDTLEQLIDTYGPLPPTRTQQTGSGGKQFLFSWNGCQVRNSTSKIGPDIDVRGDGGYIILPPSGHPSGGVYQWINELSPAAAPDWLSELALNPRRPKTALQDTNAATFQGTAYGRAALEREVERVSTASEGTRNDTLNKAAFALGQLVAGNGLSENDVLTALSNAALENGLEHREVEKTIQSGIEAGKQNPRSISNDGYDRGNNLPSSRESSTGALRDGNDGNDGITEDRTTLTLPPPPLDVFYYDIRKAMENIAETKKPPIEVCVSGILALASGLVGRSRGITIKAGWSERGNLYIGLVGRSSCGKSPAINSIFKPIYEKEKRYQEQYQREMEAYELALQEWRSRKKDAPPEPKPEPPVRIDLVLDDWTIEAAADSLSANPRGVLLYRDELAGMLMDLENTQEKRVPRKPGL from the coding sequence ATGTTAAATTTAGCACACCTCCCTGACGTTTCAGGTATGGAACAGGATATGATGTCTGCGGCTCTAGTTTATGCAGAGACTGGCTTTCCGGTCTTCCCCTGCAGGAATAAGAAACCCATCACTGATCATGGTCACAAAGACGCCACCACGGATGAGGCCATTATAAGAAAGTGGTGGACCCGCAACCCCGATGCGCAAATAGGAACGCCCACTGGACCTGCCAGCGGGGTCTGGGCGTTGGATGAAGATTTGCCGGATGGTCCTGATACCCTGGAGCAGCTAATAGATACCTACGGTCCTCTGCCGCCTACAAGAACACAGCAAACAGGCAGTGGTGGCAAGCAGTTCCTTTTTTCTTGGAATGGATGCCAAGTACGCAACAGCACCAGCAAGATCGGACCGGATATAGATGTACGCGGGGACGGTGGATACATCATTCTACCGCCATCCGGGCACCCCTCTGGGGGTGTATATCAGTGGATCAACGAGCTAAGCCCGGCGGCTGCCCCGGACTGGTTATCTGAATTAGCCCTCAATCCAAGGAGGCCAAAAACCGCTCTCCAGGATACTAACGCTGCAACATTCCAGGGTACAGCCTATGGTCGTGCTGCTCTGGAAAGAGAAGTGGAAAGAGTGTCAACTGCTTCAGAGGGTACGCGCAACGATACGCTGAACAAGGCCGCTTTTGCCTTAGGCCAGCTTGTAGCCGGTAATGGACTTTCAGAAAATGATGTCCTGACTGCTCTGTCAAATGCGGCTCTCGAAAACGGCCTTGAGCACAGAGAGGTTGAAAAGACTATTCAAAGTGGCATTGAGGCAGGGAAACAGAACCCCAGAAGCATATCCAATGACGGATATGACAGAGGCAACAACCTACCGTCATCCAGGGAGTCCAGCACTGGTGCACTTCGTGACGGTAATGACGGTAATGACGGTATCACTGAGGATAGAACTACCCTTACCCTTCCCCCGCCTCCTCTGGATGTCTTTTATTATGACATCAGAAAGGCCATGGAGAACATAGCTGAGACCAAAAAGCCCCCTATCGAAGTATGCGTATCCGGCATCCTGGCTCTTGCCTCAGGTCTGGTAGGTAGATCCCGTGGAATAACCATCAAGGCCGGCTGGTCTGAAAGAGGCAATCTCTATATTGGCCTTGTGGGGAGATCCAGCTGTGGCAAATCCCCAGCCATCAATTCCATCTTCAAGCCAATCTATGAGAAGGAGAAGCGGTACCAGGAGCAGTATCAACGTGAGATGGAAGCTTATGAGCTTGCACTCCAGGAATGGAGAAGCAGAAAAAAGGATGCTCCTCCTGAGCCCAAGCCTGAGCCCCCTGTCAGGATAGACTTGGTCCTTGATGACTGGACCATAGAAGCTGCAGCGGACAGCTTGTCGGCAAACCCAAGAGGTGTACTTCTATACCGGGACGAACTTGCAGGCATGCTCATGGACCTTGAAAATACTCAGGAGAAAAGGGTGCCACGAAAACCAGGCTTATGA
- a CDS encoding tyrosine-type recombinase/integrase: MSLTDVQVKGLKPGSTKYRVKDKDGMYLEVTPAGGKLWRFKYRFNGKNKLLALGKYPDVSLAKAREKLSIARQQIAEGKDPAYIKKIEKAEKENTFKAITDEWWRAKKSTWTPGHAEKVYRRLEIDVLPYLKDRPIKEITAREILEVLKKAEARGVTDTAYRLAQMCSNIFIFALASGRAEHNPAADISKALTAHPKTNRPAITEPDEIKELLLAIDGFTGSYTVLCALKIAILVFVRPGELRQASWAEINFDEALWYVPSQRMKMKREHLVPLSGQAVKILKDIHPLTGAGHYVFPSIRTNSRPMSENTLNAALRRLGYPQEKLCAHGFRTMASTRLHEMGWPSDIIEFQLAHVDQNKIRGIYNRAEYLDQRTKMMQAWADYLDDLKTGKTAKKFNNTNS; the protein is encoded by the coding sequence ATGAGTTTGACTGACGTTCAGGTTAAAGGACTCAAACCCGGCAGCACTAAATACAGGGTTAAAGATAAAGACGGCATGTATTTAGAGGTCACTCCTGCAGGCGGAAAACTCTGGCGCTTTAAATACAGGTTTAACGGGAAAAACAAGCTGCTAGCTCTTGGAAAATACCCTGATGTCAGCCTGGCCAAAGCCCGGGAAAAACTCAGCATAGCCAGGCAACAGATAGCTGAAGGAAAAGACCCGGCCTACATCAAAAAAATTGAGAAAGCTGAGAAAGAAAATACTTTCAAGGCTATTACCGACGAGTGGTGGAGAGCCAAGAAATCAACCTGGACGCCTGGACATGCTGAAAAAGTTTACAGACGGCTTGAAATCGACGTGCTACCTTATCTTAAAGACCGCCCAATAAAAGAAATCACCGCACGAGAAATCCTTGAAGTATTAAAAAAGGCTGAGGCCAGAGGAGTAACTGACACTGCCTACCGGCTGGCTCAAATGTGCTCGAACATCTTCATATTTGCACTGGCAAGCGGACGTGCTGAACATAACCCTGCAGCAGATATTTCCAAGGCTTTGACCGCACACCCCAAAACAAACAGGCCTGCCATCACTGAGCCGGACGAGATAAAAGAACTGTTGTTGGCCATAGACGGGTTTACAGGCTCATACACCGTGCTTTGTGCCCTCAAAATAGCCATCCTGGTCTTTGTCCGGCCCGGCGAACTCCGTCAAGCCAGTTGGGCAGAAATCAATTTTGATGAAGCGCTATGGTATGTACCGTCCCAGCGAATGAAAATGAAAAGAGAGCACCTGGTCCCCCTATCAGGGCAAGCTGTAAAGATTTTGAAAGACATACACCCTCTTACCGGAGCCGGCCATTACGTCTTCCCCTCCATAAGAACCAATTCCAGACCCATGAGCGAAAACACCCTCAATGCTGCTCTCAGGAGACTGGGCTATCCCCAGGAGAAATTATGCGCACACGGCTTCAGAACAATGGCCAGCACCAGGCTGCATGAAATGGGCTGGCCTTCTGATATCATCGAGTTTCAGCTTGCCCATGTGGATCAAAATAAAATCCGAGGGATATACAACCGAGCCGAATATCTTGATCAGAGGACAAAAATGATGCAGGCTTGGGCTGATTATCTTGACGACCTGAAGACTGGCAAGACTGCGAAAAAGTTCAATAATACAAACAGTTAA